Proteins from a genomic interval of Quercus lobata isolate SW786 chromosome 11, ValleyOak3.0 Primary Assembly, whole genome shotgun sequence:
- the LOC115968886 gene encoding haloacid dehalogenase-like hydrolase domain-containing protein 3, with protein MSMLSKLRCITLDVTGTLIAYKGQLGDYYCMAAKSVGLPCPDYKRMHEGFKLAYKDMASTYPCFGHAAKMPNIVWWKTCVRDSFVRAGYEYDEETFEKIFKRIYASFGSSAPYSIFPDSQPFLRWVREQGLKVGIVSNAEYRYQDVILPALGLNKGSEWDFGVFSGIEGIEKPDPRIYEVALERAGNIAPEETLHIGDSMRKDYLPAKSVGMHALLLDRFKTPDAKEWRQSGAIVLPDLMAVKDLLTSENSTC; from the exons ATGTCAATGTTGTCAAAATTGCGTTGTATCACTTTGGATGTTACCGGTACCTTGATAGCTTACAAGGGGCAACTTGGTGACTACTATTGCATGGCCGCCAAATCTGTTGGGCTGCCATGCCCTGACTACAAACGTATGCATGAGGGCTTCAAACTGGCATATAAAGACATGGCCAGCACATATCCTTGTTTTGGGCATGCAGCAAAAATGCCCAACATTGTTTGGTGGAAGACTTGTGTAAGAGACTCCTTTGTCAGG GCTGGATATGAATATGATGAGGAGAcatttgagaaaattttcaaacgCATTTACGCATCATTTGGTTCATCTGCTCCTTATTCGATCTTTCCAGACTCCCAACCATTTCTCAGGTGGGTGCGTGAGCAAGGGCTTAAAGTTGGGATTGTTAGTAATGCGGAGTACCGGTATCAGGACGTAATTCTTCCAGCCTTGGGTTTGAACAAG GGATCTGAATGGGACTTTGGTGTCTTCTCTGGTATTGAAGGTATAGAGAAACCTGACCCAAGGATTTATGAGGTTGCCCTGGAGAGGGCTGGAAATATTGCACCAGAAGAAACCTTGCACATTGGGGACAGCATGCGCAAAGACTATTTGCCAGCAAAGAGTGTGGGGATGCATGCATTACTATTAGACAGATTCAAGACACCAGATGCTAAGGAGTGGAGGCAATCTGGTGCCATTGTGCTTCCAGACTTGATGGCAGTAAAAGATTTGCTTACTTCAGAAAATTCAACTTGCTGA
- the LOC115966399 gene encoding uncharacterized protein LOC115966399 has product MACVKTARLCGTRKHTRWNPLDRDVYKVNYDDAIFLEQGKAGLGVVFRNSDGVVMASLLQLVSLPAIVAKIEALAVRRAVEFALETGITKAIFEGDSDIIYRELSNSNSSLALHGHLI; this is encoded by the exons ATGGCTTGTGTGAAAACTGCAAG GTTGTGTGGAACTCG GAAGCACACTAGATGGAACCCACTAGATCGTGATGTTTATAAGGTGAACTACGACgatgcaatttttttggagCAAGGAAAAGCTGGACTTGGAGTAGTATTTCGAAACTCTGATGGTGTTGTTATGGCTTCACTGTTGCAACTAGTCTCCCTCCCAGCAATAGTGGCTAAGATAGAAGCATTGGCAGTCAGGAGAGCTGTAGAATTCGCATTGGAGACTGGCATTACCAAAGCAATCTTTGAAGGAGACTCGGACATCATCTACAGGGAACTCAGCAACTCTAATTCCTCTTTGGCGCTACATGGACATTTGATTTAG